One window of Elaeis guineensis isolate ETL-2024a chromosome 11, EG11, whole genome shotgun sequence genomic DNA carries:
- the LOC105054360 gene encoding probable (S)-N-methylcoclaurine 3'-hydroxylase isozyme 2 yields MDHLLCRAVDLTGIAQLSSFFPMLAIVDRLSPRRRLIKKLFHIWEGMINERRESKGESIGAKSPHDFLSVLLSAEFSDPQVNALLLDIFVAGTDTATTTIEWVMAELIKNKPILENLRSELEREIGEDIVRESHLPHLHYLHACIKETQRLHPAVPLLVHEALQTCETMDCTIPKGCHVLVNVWAIGRDPETWEDPLTFSPQRFIDSSMGYKGNDFKFIPFGEGRRSCPGVPLVNQIVPLILASLIHSFEWSMPHGMDSGHLDMDEKFGLTLHKRHPLLLVPRARN; encoded by the exons ATGGACCATCTGCTATGCAGGGCTGTGGACCTGACGGGGATTGCCCAGCTATCTAGCTTTTTCCCCATGCTGGCCATCGTCGATAGATTGAGCCCACGAAGAAGATTGATCAAAAAGTTGTTCCATATTTGGGAGGGGATGATCAATGAGCGGAGGGAGAGCAAGGGTGAATCTATTGGGGCAAAGTCTCCACATGATTTTCTCAGTGTATTGCTTAGTGCTGAGTTCAGTGATCCACAGGTCAATGCGTTGCTTCTG GATATCTTCGTTGCAGGCACTGACACTGCCACTACAACAATTGAGTGGGTCATGGCAGAGTTGATCAAGAACAAACCGATCCTGGAAAACCTTCGCTCTGAACTCGAAAGGGAGATTGGAGAAGACATAGTGAGGGAGTCCCATCTACCTCATCTTCACTatcttcatgcatgcataaaagagACTCAAAGGTTGCACCCTGCTGTTCCTCTTCTCGTTCATGAAGCTCTGCAAACGTGTGAAACGATGGACTGCACCATTCCAAAAGGTTGCCACGTGCTGGTGAATGTCTGGGCCATCGGAAGAGATCCAGAGACATGGGAGGATCCATTGACATTCTCGCCGCAGCGATTTATCGACTCTTCGATGGGATACAAAGGAAATGATTTCAAGTTCATACCATTTGGTGAGGGGAGAAGGAGCTGTCCAGGAGTGCCACTGGTTAACCAAATTGTTCCCCTAATTTTGGCTTCGCTCATACACAGCTTTGAGTGGTCGATGCCCCATGGGATGGACTCTGGTCACTTGGACATGGACGAGAAGTTTGGGCTGACCTTGCACAAGCGTCATCCTCTCCTCCTTGTTCCAAGAGCAAGGAATTGA
- the LOC105054132 gene encoding probable methyltransferase PMT15, with amino-acid sequence MAGASTPYSSVWKLYKPYWKRINFLSIAAIAVLCSASYLLGIWQHGGGGGSSTSRAASSTILATVSCNDNSNSPSSTTVTTLDFAAHHAADESAFDGPARRDFPACDAKYSEYTPCEDVARSLKFPRDRLIYRERHCPAKGEELRCLIPAPAGYQKPFPWPESRGVAWFANVPHKELTVEKAVQNWIRVDGDKFRFPGGGTMFPNGADAYIDEIDRLINLRDGSVRTAIDTGCGVASWGAYLLSRDILTMSFAPRDSHEAQVQFALERGAPAMMGILASNRLPYPSRAFDMAHCSRCLIPWHQYDGLYLIEIDRILRPGGYWILSGPPINWKRHWKGWQRTQEDLSAEQSAIEAVAKSLCWKKIKEERDIAIWQKPTNHIHCKANRKIIQSPQFCTDQNPDAAWYTKMEACITSMPEVDSIQDIAGGELKKWPERLMAVPPRISSGSLSGVTGDMFFQDTEMWKKRVGYYKKLFNLGQKGRYRNLLDMNARFGGFAAAMIDEPVWVMNAVPTAANVNTLGVIYERGLIGTYQDWCEAMSTYPRTYDLLHADLVFTLYSDRCEMEDILLEMDRILRPEGTVIIRDDIDVLVKIKSIADGMRWKSQIADHEDGPLKREKIMLAVKDYWTLTDQYQEQRNGAA; translated from the exons ATGGCCGGCGCTTCCACACCATATTCCAGCGTATGGAAGCTCTACAAGCCTTACTGGAAGCGGATCAATTTCCTGTCCATCGCCGCCATCGCCGTCCTCTGCTCCGCCTCCTACCTCCTTGGCATCTGGCAGCACGGCGGCGGTGGTGGCAGCAGCACCTCCCGCGCTGCCTCCTCCACCATCCTGGCCACCGTCTCCTGCAACGATAACAGTAACTCCCCCTCCTCCACCACCGTTACTACTCTCGACTTTGCCGCACACCACGCCGCCGACGAGTCCGCCTTCGACGGCCCGGCGAGGCGGGACTTCCCGGCGTGCGACGCAAAGTACTCGGAGTACACGCCGTGCGAGGACGTGGCCCGGTCGCTCAAGTTCCCCAGGGACCGGCTGATCTACCGGGAGCGGCACTGCCCGGCGAAGGGGGAGGAGCTCCGGTGCCTTATCCCGGCGCCGGCGGGCTACCAGAAGCCGTTCCCGTGGCCGGAGAGCCGCGGGGTGGCGTGGTTCGCGAACGTGCCGCATAAGGAGCTCACGGTGGAGAAGGCGGTCCAGAACTGGATCCGGGTCGATGGAGACAAGTTCCGGTTCCCCGGCGGCGGGACCATGTTCCCCAACGGTGCCGACGCCTACATCGACGAAATCGACCGGCTCATCAACCTCCGCGATGGGTCCGTCCGGACCGCCATCGACACCGGTTGTGGG GTGGCGAGCTGGGGAGCTTACCTTCTTTCCAGAGACATCTTAACAATGTCATTTGCCCCAAGGGACTCCCATGAAGCGCAGGTCCAATTCGCCCTCGAGCGAGGTGCGCCGGCCATGATGGGCATCCTTGCCTCCAACCGCCTCCCCTATCCATCGAGGGCCTTCGACATGGCGCACTGCTCTCGCTGCCTCATTCCTTGGCATCAATATG ATGGGCTCTACTTGATTGAGATCGACCGCATTCTGAGACCGGGTGGGTACTGGATCCTGTCAGGTCCTCCTATCAACTGGAAGCGCCACTGGAAAGGGTGGCAGAGAACACAGGAGGACCTAAGTGCAGAGCAGTCAGCTATCGAAGCCGTAGCCAAGAGCCTCTGCTGGAAGAAGATAAAGGAGGAGCGAGACATTGCAATCTGGCAGAAGCCCACCAACCACATTCACTGCAAAGCTAATCGCAAAATCATCCAGTCTCCACAGTTCTGCACAGATCAGAATCCTGATGCTGCTTG GTACACAAAGATGGAGGCTTGCATTACTTCCATGCCTGAGGTGGATTCAATTCAAGACATTGCTGGCGGGGAATTGAAGAAATGGCCAGAGAGACTGATGGCAGTGCCACCAAGAATTAGTAGTGGAAGCCTCAGTGGGGTTACTGGTGATATGTTCTTCCAAGATACCGAGATGTGGAAGAAGAGGGTGGGGTACTACAAGAAGCTGTTCAACCTAGGACAGAAGGGTAGATACCGCAACCTGCTTGACATGAATGCTCGGTTTGGTGGATTCGCAGCTGCCATGATCGATGAGCCAGTGTGGGTCATGAACGCTGTGCCTACTGCGGCAAATGTTAACACACTTGGTGTTATCTATGAGCGTGGCCTAATCGGAACCTATCAAGATTG GTGTGAAGCAATGTCTACATACCCAAGGACTTATGACCTCCTTCATGCTGATTTGGTGTTTACTCTTTACAGTGACAG ATGCGAAATGGAAGACATTTTGTTGGAGATGGATAGAATCCTGAGGCCTGAGGGTACAGTGATCATTAGAGACGACATTGATGTTTTAGTGAAGATCAAGAGCATTGCGGATGGAATGCGATGGAAAAGCCAGATTGCTGACCATGAAGATGGTCCTCTCAAAAGGGAGAAGATTATGTTGGCAGTCAAGGATTATTGGACGTTAACAGACCAATATCAAGAGCAACGAAATGGAGCTGCATAG